GATTCTGGTAGCTTGAACTGCTGCAAGCGGTTTTCCTGGCCATCAAAGTTTTATCTGTTAATTCTCCTATGCAAATTACTCTATGACACTCCTTGGAAAGGCCTGTACCTGTAGTTGATGTTTAACCTAGTATAATTTTTACTTATGACAAGACTTGGAAGCCTTGGCCAGAATAATGCCTACAAGTGTTCCCAATCAGTGGAGAACTATTCCACCTACTTAGGACAAGACTTTGCGCCTTGACCAGAATAAAGCTTAGTGCCTCCACCagggaaaataaaaataaaaattagcacATAAGATTTGTCTGTGTTGGGAAAAAGTAAAGTACCTGTTCCAGAGGGAGTTCTTTTGAGGTATACGTCCATATAAACTTGTCATCAGCAGGCTGTCGCTCGGGCAAGTGCAGGAGATCACTCTTATCTCTTGAGGATTTGGGGTGTCCTAATCGAAACCGAACAGATTTTGCGGAGTATATGGGCTTTCCTTGATGGAAATAAACTGATTTGGAAATGTTTGTATCTTAGCAAAAGAGCAACAAAAAAAAGTTTGGAAGTCTGACTGGGAATGGTCGAGAGGGAATTTAGTGCCCAAGGTGATGATAAGAGAGAATGAACAAATCACCTTTAAAAGGTTGTATCTTTATTTCAGTGATGACACAAAGATCAGCTTTCAATTTGTAAACTAGCATCTCGGAAGCATTGGGATCACTGTGTCCTATACTTGACCAGTATGAAGGTAAATCTTGATATCTGTCTCTTGGAACAAGAGTATGCACAATACTTTCATCTGGATAATGGTCCGTACTTGAAGTGCTAACTGCATTACCTATGCAATTACTTGGACATGAATTTGATGTTTCAATAGCTTGAAGTAGAGAAGCATAAACATTATGGTCTCTTTTTAGAGTCTCCCAACTGGAATTGCTAGACTCAACATCTTTTCCTTCTGCTACCCTCAAATCTGGTTCTGCTATACGTGCAATTCTAGAAAGCTGTGGAAACTTTCTCAGACACAGATGCTTGGAAATTCCATTAGTAGCCACTGCAAACAAATAAGTAGACGTTCAACTCATTCGTTCTCCCAATGATAGTAAACCTTCAATGACCTTTAAGTAGCAAAAAATGGCATCCCTAGATTTCTTGAAGAAATGCTTAATATAGCATCAATTTTCTGTATGAAGGAAATTGAGAAATTGTGAAAAATTGATGCAACATCATAAAGCCAGAAGAAGTGATGTAGTTGGTACGCATATAATTACATGGAGTATAGTTGTCTCTGTCACAGAATCAACATGGGTTTAGCTAAAAATAGAAATTTAATACAGCAAAGGACCCATGTAGGGATAAACATAAAATTTATAGAATCTCTTGTTTTAGAGAACCTCTAGCTTATAAGAGAAATTATTTAGAATTAGACGAAGTAGTCCTGAATAGAGCAGAATGGATACAAAGGATTCCCATAGCTGACAAATTAATTAGGGTTAAGGCATAATTGATTGATTAATTGTTAAAGCCGATCATTTGCATTAATACATCTCACAAATTGGGAGTGCGTAAAAGAAGAAACAATACCACATTAATGCATTATTACTAATTTACAGAGAAAGATATATGTTACCCTATAGTTTTCCCCATCAGAACAGCGAATTTCCCACAACAATTCCCTCTAGAAAAGGAAGGAGATGAATCTGCCTAAGTAAGGAGCTACTCCTGGGCTTAGTGTGAGTAAATTCACCCGGGAAAGAACAAAGAAAGGGCAATCAGTTCATCTGAAGTTAAGAAAATTAACCATTTAACCTTTAAACCATGCATGTAAATAGTGGCAATAAGGATCTGAACTTTTTGAAATTTGAACCAGAACTAGAATAGGAAAACAAGTAGACACAATTACGTCAAGACATCTACATCATTGTGATACAATCACTCACAACAGATTTCAGAAAACTAGCAAACCAGGAGGATGAAAATTCATCAGTTAGTACTTTCATCTTCTAACCCAATTCTTAGGAATTCACCTAGACCATCAAAGTATTCTAATACCGGCACATTGTGCTTGAATTTCTGATACTTGGATTAACCAAGAAACATGGAGAAGACAAGATAACAGACAACAATGCTATGTAGTAGAAGTTATACACTAGTCTAATAATTACATCCAAAGATCTTCATCAAGTCCATACAGCTTATCGGAAGAACTTTATTCTGACAATTACTTAGAGAAAGCAGATCTTCATTCTTTCAATTTTTCTGGACGAGGAGACAAGCTTCTAAAATGCACAGAAGAACCATAAGGTACACGGCGCACATATGAGAAACAGAGAAAGAGGCATATGGTAATTAACTCTACCCTGCCAGGATCAGAAACATATCCTAATCAGCTTATTCTCGGTTTTGTGATCTGCTGTTGATACCATAAATTTTGAAAAGGAACAATATTCAAGTTTAAGGACCGATTAATCTGGCGTTCATGTAATATCCATCTCAGCTCTTTCCTAACTTAGACACTTTGGAATCAAGTCATTAGAAATCTGGACTTGTCAAGTATAATTTCAACGATCAACTCAAAAGTTTCTAAAATATAAAAGAGAAATAGGGACACAAGAGATGGACGCATATTAGAGGTTCTTCACAGCCAAGGTCGGAGACATATTACAATATTTCAACTTACATAACATTTTAGGTTGTTGATATCGCATGGGAAAACCAAAAAGGACCAGGTAATTTGGTCAAGGTCTAACCTTATTTTTTGAACCTCGAGAGATTCTCATATACAGTGTTTCTTTGTCTCATACGTGAATTAATTTGCACATGGTATTTGAGAAGAAAGCAAAGAAATTTGATTATGATTCGGTTGGTTGTACCCTTAAGAGGATTCTCCTTCCTCTTTCTGAGGCTTCACTTATTTGTACTCATTCCAGGTATATTCATATGGCGGATTTAGTGGCATTGCTCATACTAGGTCTAGATGTAAACAACGAATATGTTATCACTGCAGAAAGGGTCTTTAATTTACTTTTTTGATCGGTAAGACTCTATACTTAAGTATCTATAACGATGAAAGAATATAAAGAAAGAGCAAGAATGAGCTTTTAGGCTCATAAGTATAGCAAGCATAGAAAATGAGTAGAAGAGTCTCACAATAGAAATAGGAAATTGCAATCTATGACTACTTTTTGTGGAAAATTAACATCATTAGGAGTGATGAGAGAGAGAAATTGTACAAAGAAAAAGGTGAAAGCTTGAACGACTCACCAAATTTGCGCCAGAGGCATGAAACAGCACCAGCACAGACCACATCAGCTGGATCATCCAAACGCATTAGAATGTTCAGGGACACATCAGTTTCAAGCCACAGCACAAAATCAACACCTGTCTCCACACAAAAGTGcattttcccaaagtttcaaaCTCTGAATCATCACAAACACATAATTTATGACAAAAACATTTATTTTGAGGAACGCTGAGAGGGAAGTAAGTAAATTGATAAAAATGAATTTAAATGGCAGTTTATGTTTGTTTTTGGTGTTACTGAAAGGCTCACGAAAATGGCTTCTCTTAAGGCGCTTTAAAAGAACAAACTTTCTCATCAAGTCAATACTCACATAAAAAATCTCATCCTTCATAACATTAACTAATTATCCAATTCATAAACACCAAGAAGAAAATTCTGGAATACCATCTAACCTATGAAATGAGAAAGCAAACATGAGGCAAGAAAAATAAACAACCGGAAGATACTACCAATTTGGGGCTTTAAGAAAAGGAAGGAAAATTAGCATGCAACCAAGAAACCTACACATCTGGAGTTCACCAAAAAAAATCAACAAAAGAATGAAGGCCAATTGAACACAAAGACCAGCAGAGAGTAGTAAAGCAACGGACTTTGTACCTTTTGGATTGACGAAAATGAACAGAACCTAGAGAACGAAACAATATGCATTACAAGGATACAAAATGGCCACTGTTTCCACACTATTCTGTTAGTAGGTTTGACATCCCAATGGCTGCAACTATCCGTGCAAACATTGGAAGCCTCAAAACTTCAATCATGGATAAACTAATTTCTGAGTTTTCCTATAAGCACCGAGGAATCGTTGTAGAGGGGTCACTTTGCAACTGCGGGATTACAACAGATGGTTAACTAATAATGGTGAGGATGAGGTTTTATCTTATGCTACTTTTAGATAGATATTGTGTTACTTGACGAAACTAACAGGAGAGTTAATCAAAAGTTAAACTATAGGGAAGCACTAATGAGATTAAAAGTTTTAGAATAAGTAGAAGTAAGAATAAATGCAGCGTAAGTTAGACTCCATAAAAAGAATGAAGTGAAATTAGAAGTCATTGTGGTTTTGTGTCTTCTAAGAGAATGACATGATTGACGGACACACAACACATAGAACTGAAATTTGATgattgatatatgatattatgagtgtattatgagAATAGACGGATACAAGATACCTAACAAACTGAAATGCAAGCATACAGAAGGATTGAGAGACCAACAATGTTATACGAGAGTGAATACTGGACCTCTAAGACCCAACGTATCCACAAGAAGAGTATCGTAAAAATACTGCTATTGAGATAGAAATGCAGTCATATAATGTTAGACAAGTGTATGATTGATCAAATCCGACATAGAGTGCAAGTAGCACAAATAAAGGATAAACGATTGAGTGAGATGGTTTTGCCCATGTCCCGCATAGACATGCAAATGCATTGGTGAGTAGGTGAAACACAATAATGATTGAAATTGCTGAAAGAAGACGAAGTACATCTAAAATCATATGGAAAGAAATTGTCTTAAAAGACTTATAATCTAAGGATTTAGCTAAGAATAGAACGAACTAGAAACAGCGGATCCATATAGGCGATATCACCTAGTTAGAACTAAAGTTTAGCTATTCGTATTAACCTGAGGTCCAGCGATTTGCCAAAAGCCTTTGTAGTCTGGCTAGAGCTTTGTGCACCAGTGTTAGGACAAGGTTATATTAAAGAATCTTATTTTAGAAATTCTCTGTTTTGACTTAAACGACAATTATCTAGTATGGAAATAAATGGACTCACATAGACCAGAATGGATACAAAAGATTCTTATAACTGATTTTGAAAAGTAGTTGATTGATAGTTAAGATCAAGACGGTTCCTGGGCAAAACCTATAACTTGCATATCTATCATACCAATTAGGCATGTCTAAAAAAAGTGTGTTCAAAGTTCTTGATAACAAGAACACAACATTAGCACAATAAGCAATAAAAATGATCACGGATAGCTCCTCGTAGGTCAATGAACTTAAATAAGAGTTCTTCTGGATTTGGAATTTGTAAAAAGTTAAGATATTAATGCTTGGATATGCTAGTGTTTCACTAAATGTATATAAAGTCACAGCAAGAACAGTAATACAAATGGTTTATTCCTACAGAAGAAGTCATTATAAATCCAGGTTAAAAGACAAACTTCAACCTCTATGAACCATTTATTAGTACAGACAACTCCACACAAGTTACTAGAAATTATTTAGAAGCTGCCCAGAAAGAACCTTTTCTTCTCTTTAAAAACAGCATTATccaaaaatcaaaactttaaacAATATTTGGAGTAAAGGGAAATATTCACAAATACAAGAATGAAATTTCTTATACTCGGTAATTTATAGATGAAGAAATAGGAGAAAAAACAACCTTAGAGATGGGCAGGGCTACGGTCAATAATCTGATGCATAGGCGACTAGGACAATGTCGTTTTTACTAAAGGGGCCGATTTCAGAATATAATTTAACTatgagaaattatttttttgttaaaCACAATGTATTATAATCACAATAATGGGATTATCTAGTTATCATTTCAgaatggaaaagggccaaaatgcccctcacttattgaaatgatttaaatttgtgggcaatttgcaggattgccgtTCGCTGGGGGTGacctttaatttttgttcttcgctAAAAAAATTTTAGTTTTGAGTTTGAATTTCCGcttagtcaaaaattttaaaaaaaatcgcaaggtagaatttGAATTCGCAAAATAGAGTTTTgctgtcttgcgaatccaaacatcTGCTTTGCaaaaatttcctttttttttttttatcattgaGCTGGGCGGACCCAGAACCGTATtagacgaagggcaaaaattagagaccacccaaatgaagggcaatccgcgcaaaaaaagtAAATTTGTCCTCGTTCTACTTATTGAACCCCTATAGCCCCTAAGTTACAGGCCCTAACATCAATTCTCCGATTAAAAACGACCCTTCTTCCACCGATTGAATCCGAATTATCCTTTACGATTAAAAATGTTTCTCTTCTAATTGGAATTATAATGTGAGATATGTGGGGTTCAGCTAAATATGTGATAAGATATTAGACCCAATTCATAAATAACCCGACTCAATAGCTTGTCTACATGTTGCAGTGAAAATGTTATCTGGTTTTCTGCATCTTTCATTTTGGTACAGAACTTCAATAATGATATGTAGTGTCTTGGATTTACTACATTTGAATGGTATGACATTTCAAGGCCAGATATTGTACTGCAAGAACATGTCCAGATCATAGTCAAAAGTAAATCCAAGTGTCTTTAGTGGGACTAGGGGTGAGGATCTCTCAGATAGTGGACTAGATTTGTATTTAGACACAAGTTACAAGAGGCTGAATGCCGCAACTTCCCCTTTCAAGAGTTCATTAAAGTTCGCATGATTTGTACTCCTCAAGGTAAAAAGGAGTGTTCACCTAGTTATTTGCACCACTATTGAGAAAATACTAattcttaaaaaaataattaatttaactaaattgtctttaattaaataggtattgaaataaaaaaaataggtaatttaaCTAAACTGtctctaattaaataggtattgaaatTTTATTACATAATAGGagcaaatttgaaaaaataatattaattctTTGTTGATTTGATAAATATACtctttttaacccaaaaaaaaaaaagctaagcgaacttttttttttaatccgaaCGGAGTATTAAATAAGAAAAATATCTCCTGAGTTAAGCGTATTGACTCCAAGGATCTAGAAGAACCTATAACAACAGTAatctttttccaaaacaaagttAAAGCCCATAAAAGTTTTGAAATAGTGGTTAATTAGCTCCCGCTTTTTAGGCCAGCTCAATTCTCTTATCCATTAGTAATGCCCTGGGATGATCTCATCGAGGAAAAGCCAAAATGCAATTGttttgtccgccgcctcgacacATTCTCTTCCCTGCCCCGTATCGTCCCATACAGAAAGAAGAGCGCAAAGCCCCAACCTAACATATATGTAGATCCAATAACGTAAAGCGAGGAGTTGAGCCTAAACTAGCAAATCGAATTTACTTTCAGAACCATTCTTCCTACGATTAACATGTGTGCAATTTAGCAGGAACACACAGCGCAAACAAACCTGAGCTGCCATGCTGCATCCCTATTTGGATTCCTGAACTGAGAAGTAATCATAGTAGATATTTGTGTTACTCCAGCGCTGATGAACTTTCAATGAGAAACCAATTATTTCTTGAAATATTTTTCATCTTGCATTCCCCACCTGAACAATTAGGTTTAACTATGAAAGAAAGAATAATACACAAGCAGCATAATATCATCTACAAAGGAATTTATGCAGCTCTAGAACTAAAAAGCACCGGTGCAAAACTTAGTAACAGATGATCAGAGAGAATGGAGGGAATTTACTTGGAAAGTGATGTAGAGAACTAAAAGAAGGGAAAACCATGACATTAAGCTACAAAGGGCGTTTGATATGGAGAAACTTTCTCTCACCATCTAATACTTTCTAAAATTTAGAAACTATTTCAAATGAACTACCAGAGAACATTCTCTTTCATATCAAATACATCGAATTACTTTCTGGTCCATCTAATTGCCGTCATCATTCCACGTCATGGGTCCAAAAACACGGCCGGTAATCCTTTTACTAAACTTTAATAGACCTGCATGTTCAAGCACAACTACTTCGAACGTTATTGCAGGAACACTCGTATCTTGGATGAATTCCTTTAGACAAGCTTTGCAACATGGCTCAGAATTAGTGCTGTAGCACAAAGTCTCCAGACGGTTCGATGTTCTTTACGCCAAAGGAATAAAGTGGCCGCCCTCTAGCTTTCACGTGGCAAATGCTGCACATATGAATCAACTGCATTCAGATCATATAGGAAAGGAAAAGCACCATCCCTCTTTACAGAGTATTCGGATGtgcttttaaaaataataataataacaacaataacatctGTTTTATTATACCAAGTTTGTCCAGACAGTTCTTTAATGAATCCAAATCTTTAGTTTCTAGTGAAGACCGCTTTTTGCTTTCCAGTGTTAATCTTAAGATTTTTGTACCTTGGAGCGATGACCTGGAGCACTTCTTTTTTTTCCCTCCTAGTTTGCTTTATGTTTTCCTAATCGGAAAGTTTTTTTGAATTCAGTAGAGCTTTGGGTTGTAAATAAACTGGAATGGTAGTGAATATTGATTGTCACTATGGAAACCAACGTTCATCTACATTCCTCCAAACTGCTATTCAGAAGAATGCATAATATAACCAGCCTTATTAGTACAGAGACAAGTCAGCTACAACATCTTGCTAATGATAAGACCAATAAATAACTTTCAATTAAGAAAGAGAAGTGTTGAACACTGACAGTATGTAAAATAAGTCGTCGATGTCACATCTCAGAGCGCTGCCCAATGGTTCAATCTGCAGATATCCACCAATGCAAAGCACCGGCTCTGGTGGCTTGAACTGTTGCAAGCGGTTCTCCTGGCCATCAAAGTTCAATCTGTTGATTCTCTATGACACTCCTTTGGAAGATCTGGAGATGATGTTTAACCTAGTATACCTTTTACTTATGACAAGAGTTTGAAGCCTTGGCCAGAATAAGGCCTACTAGTGCTCCCCCTCAGTGGAGAACTATTCCACCTACTTAGGACAAGACTTTGCGCCTTGACCATAGTAAAGCTTAGTGCCTCCACCAGTGGGAGACTaggccagaaaaaaaaaaagacaatttaGTAAATAAGATTGTCTGTGTTGGGAAAAAGTAAAGTTTATACCGCACCTGTCTCATAGGGAATTCTTCCGAGGTATACGTCCAAACAAACTCGTCATCAGCAGGCTGTTGCTCGGGCAAGTGCAGGAGATCACGCTTATCTCTTGAGGATTTGAGGTGTCCTAATCGAAATCGAACAGATTTTGCGGAGTGTTTAGGCTTGCCTGAATGGAACCAAACTGATTCGGAAACGTTTCATATTAGCAAAAGAGCAAcaaaaaaatggaagtttgatCGCGAATACGGGAGAGGGCATTTAGTGCCCAAGGTGATGATAAGAGAAATTGAAAGAAGCTGAACAATCACCTTCAAAAGGTTGTATATTTATCTCAGTGATGACACAAAGATCAGCTTTCAATTTGTAAATTAGCTTCTCGGGGGCATCGGGATCACTGTGTCCTTTACTTGACCAGTATTAAGGTCTATTTCGATACATGTTCATTGGAATTAAAGTAATGAAAATACTTTCATCTagatcatcatcatcgtccctaaTTGAATCGGTAACTGCATTACGTATGCAATCACTTGTACAAATGTTTGATTTTCCAATATCATGAAGTAGATAAGCATGATGGTCTCTGTTTAGAGCCTCCCAACAGGAATTGCTAGACACGACATCTTTTCTTTCTGCTACTCTCACATATAGTTCTGTTATACGTGCAATTCTACAAAGCTGCGGAAAATTCTCAGACAGAGTTGCTTGGAAATTCCATTAGTAACAACTGCAAACAAAAAGTAGACCATCAACTCATTTGTTGAAGAAATGGCATCCCTAGATTTCTTGAAGAAATGCTTAATATAGCATCAATTTTGTAtgaaagaaattgtgaaattctGAAAAATTGATGCCACATCGTATAGCCAGAAGAAGTGATGTAGTTGGTACATTTAAATTACATGGAGTATAGTTGTCTCTGTCACAGAATCAACATGGATTTAGCCAAGGACAGAAAATAATACAGGAAAGGATCCATGTAAGATAAGCATGAAAATTATAGAATATCTAGTCTAGTTTTAGAAAACCTCTAAATTATAAGAGAGAATTGTAGAGAATTGGACGAAGTAGCACTGAATACAGCAAGAATGGACACAAAGGATTCCGTAGTTGACAAAATTAATTAGGGTTAAGGCATAATTGATTGGTTGATAGTTAAAGCCAATCATTTGCAATTAATGCATCTCACAAATTGGGAGCGCGTAAAAGAACAAAGAATACCACATTATGACTAATTTACAGAGAGAGACATTTGTTACCCTATCATTTTCCCCATCAGAACAGCGAATTTCCCACAGCGATTCTCTCTCAAAAAAAGGAAGGAGATGAATCTGCCTAAGGAGCTACTCCGGGGCTTAGTGTGAGTCAATTCACCCGGGAAAGAACAAAGAAAGGACAATCAGTTCATCTGAAGTTAAGAAAATTGACCATTTAACCTTTAAACCATGTAGTAAATAGTGGCAACAGCTAATAAGGATCTGAACTTTCTGAAATTTGAACCAAAAATTGAATAGGAAAACAAGTAGACACAATTACGTCAACATATCTATAGCGTTGCGATACAATCACTCACACCAGATTTCAGAAAAGTAGCAAACAAGGAGGATGAGAATTTATCAATTGGTACTTTCATCTTCTAACCCAATTCTCAGGAAAATTCACCTAGACCATCAAAGGATTCTAATACCAGCACATTGTGCTTGAATGTCCGATACTTGGAGAAGACAAGATAATGGACAAAAATGCTATGTAGTAGAAGTCATATACTAGTTTAACAATTATATCCAAAGATCTTCATCAAATCCATAGTTTAACAATTATATCCAAAGATCTTCATCAAATCCATACAGCTTACGGGAAGAACTTTTATTCTGACAATTACTTAGACAAAACAGATATTCATTCTTTCAATTTTACTGGACAAGGAGACAAGCTTCTCAAATGCACAGATTAACCTTACTTTTTGAACAAGAAGGACCAGGTAATTTGGTCAAGGTCTAACCTTAACTTTTGAACCTCAAGAGATTCTCATCTACACTGTTCTTTGTCTCATGCGtgaattaattagcacatggtaTTTTAAGAACAAATCAAAGAAATTTGATTATGATTGGATTGGCTGTACCCTTAAGAGGATTCTCCTTCCTCTTTCTGAGGCTTCACTTATTTGTACTCATTCCAGGTATATTCAAATTGTGGATTTAGTGGCATTGCTCATCACTGCAGAAAGGCTCTTTAACTTTTTTTGATTGATAAGGCTCTTTACTTAAGTATGAAAGAATATAAAGAAAGAGCAACTATGAGCTTTTAGGATCATTAAGTATAGCAAGcataggaaaaagaagaagagtcTCACAATAGAAATAGGAAAATGCAGTCTATGCCTTACCATTAGTGAAAATTAGCATCATTAAGGACTGTAGTATCATGATCAGAGAGAAATATAACAGTTTTTCAGTCTCACTGCTaaaatacaacaacatacccagtgaaatcacacaaagtggggtctggggagccTTACCCCTAAAATAAGAGTACCAAACAAGGATACaaagaaaaaattgaaagcttCAACAACTCACCAAATTGGTGCCAAAGGCGTGAAA
The sequence above is a segment of the Lycium barbarum isolate Lr01 chromosome 6, ASM1917538v2, whole genome shotgun sequence genome. Coding sequences within it:
- the LOC132645668 gene encoding F-box protein At4g00755-like — protein: MRFCRKRRTKLGEGSSTQLDESEAADLQVETRVDFVLWLENDVSLNILMHLDDPTDVLCAGAVSRLWHQFGVDFVLWLETDVSLNILMRLDDPADVVCAGAVSCLWRKFVATNGISKHLCLRKFPQLSRIARIAEPDLRVAEGKDVESSNSSWETLKRDHNVYASLLQAIETSNSCPSNCIGNAVSTSSTDHYPDESIVHTLVPRDRYQDLPSYWSSIGHSDPNASEMLVYKLKADLCVITEIKIQPFKVYFHQGKPIYSAKSVRFRLGHPKSSRDKSDLLHLPERQPADDKFIWTYTSKELPLEQENRLQQFKLPESVLCIGGYLQIELLGIAERCEIDDLF